In the Orcinus orca chromosome 19, mOrcOrc1.1, whole genome shotgun sequence genome, ATTCTGGCAAATGTTCCTTGTGCCCTTCCCCTACTCATCCCTGGTCTGGTCCCTTATTCCCCAATAGCCCTTTTTCCCAAGCACCACCCCCACAGACTGGggaccagccccctcccctgcctaTGTCTCTCCCCAAATCCCTTTAgatgggaagggaagaggaggagaggggaggggacctgCCCCCTCCTCAGGCATCTGGGAGGGCCCTGCCCCCATGGGCTTCACCCTTTCCTGCGGGCTCTCTCCCCGACacatttgttaaaaatcaaaCCTGAATAAAACTACAAGTTTAATATGAAGCCCCCAACTCAGCTGCTGCTTCGAAATAAATCGGTATTTGCTGACTAGAACGTCAATTTGGAAATCAGAAAGAAGAGTATAGGTTGAACTCTGCCACTGAGCTCATTACAACCAACCTGCTGTCCCCCTGTGGTTCCTATGGACCTGCCAGCCACCCCTCACCCTCCTAGCAGCCCAGTGGGAGGCAACACAGATAGTCGCAGCCAGGGTCAGTGGCAGGTAGATTTTATTGGCCTGGGACTAGGACACACCAGGGATCCTCCCCCacggcaggggctgggggcaaggTTGAAGATCAAATCTGATGGTCACTTGTGGTAGAATCGCGGGTTCTGGCTGTGCTGGATGAAGGGGAGCCGAGGGCCAGGCTGGCTGGTGGTTGCAAAGCCCGACTGGCAGCGGTGATGAAAGGAGGGCTTTGTCAGCGTGCGTGCCCTCCCTTTTACTCCACGCCCAACTGAGAGCCATCCCAAGGGAGGAAGGGAATATGGGGGTGGGGACCACCTATCCTACCCAGTCCTGTTTCCCTGTCGTGTAGGGATTCTCACGGGCTGGATTACCACCTTACCTTTCCTGCTGGTTGCATCTGCACAGGGAGCTGGGGTGAGGCCAGGAGTCCAGGGGCTGGATGCAGAGCTTGGGGATGCATGGGGCGCAGGGAGGACTGCAGAGAACAAAGTTAGCTGAGGCAACCTGCGGCTCCCCTTAGCATAGGTAGCCCTTCCCTGACCTCGCAAGGCTCTACTCACTGAGTCAGAGAAGCCCGTCTGTTGGTTAGCATGTTCCATTTGTTTTTGCAAGGACAGGGCACCACCAGGCTGGAGGAACCCTaggtggggaggaagggtgtGAAGTGAGTAGAgaatggagaaaggaagggaggaccCGTGAAACTGGGCCCCTGCGTGGGGTGTCCGTCACCTGTCTGGGTGGGCTGAAAGTGGCTGTGCACGGCATAGGGCTGAGGCTGTGGCTGAGACAGGTACTGTACTGCAGGAAATGCGGAAGGTGCTGAGGAGGCAAGAGACAGTCACGAGAACCTCCTCGTAGCCTGTTCCCCACTCCTCCCTCTGGGCCTTGAGGAaagctctcttcctcttttcccacTGCTCACCTCTGAGCTGCTGACTAGGACTGTAGGCAGGCTGTGTGGGTCCATAGTGAGGTGGGGGCTGAGCAGTCCCATAGGCGCCGCCCGGGCTGCCTTGGAATTGCCCATGCTCTGGGGTCCCTGCGAAagcagctgctgagcccacgtaGTGCCGGGTCTAAGGAGGAAAGATGAGAACTCACTGCCTGTGAACTCCATGAAGCAAAAACTCAAGTGACTGCCTCATTTCCTCTACACAGTTTGGTGGGACACACTCATGACTTGAGTGCTGGCTGGTAAGCACGCTGGGGTCTGGGTGGTAGTACTAGGGAAAAAAATTCAGCCTAGACACCCATTTCTACTGTTCTTACCGTAAGCACTTGGGGTCCAAACATCTGTTTGGCTCTGTCTGCTGCCATGAGGGTGCCTGGGCGATTGTGTCCTCCAGGGCTCCCTAGAGAGGGAGAGGGGCTTCATGATGCTGAAATGAGGCAGCAACCTACTGGAAGGCGCATTCTGACAAGCAGTTTCTTTAATCCTTACCCTGCATGCTGAGGAGGTGAGTTCCAGTGTGAACGGTCAGGCCTTGCTGGTATGCCGCTGATGTCAGAGTGGTCAGGTCACtggagggaaaggaaggcagaTCAAAGACAAGTCCGACCCATGCCgttcccacccccctccccgtcCCGTTTGCCATTAAACACTGATGTTTTGTTACCTGATCCCAGTTACACTTCGggcccaattttatttttagctctcCAATCTCACCTCTGCTCTTTTCGCCTCCGTTTTTCCTCCTCATGTAAAACTTTCTTGAGCTGCAGGAAAAGCTGATGTTTCTCTTCCTGTAGGGCTAAAAGCTTCTCCTGCAACTTCAggatctggggaggggagagaaggtgaAGGCAGGAGAGCCAAGAGAAGAAAGAGCTAGGAGAGATGAAGAGACTGCTTACTTGTTCCTTGGTTTCCTCTAGTGACATTCTCTCTTccatctcctttttcttccttctctcctgctcttccttcatcttctgttCCATCATCTTgtccacctcttcctcctctggaatAAGAGCCAGGTAGAAAGAGAAAGTGGCAGGATAGTTAAACTATCAGAATGTTAGAGAATGAAGACCGGCAAAAATTGGTTATCCCAGTACTCTTTGTACTTGCTCCAGTACCAAAAGCACTAGGAGGGGACAGGCTTCCCCATCACCGCGAgggggctggggcggggaggTTTATTAGGTGCTCTCCAAGGTCCTTCCCAGCTCCAGGGCGCTGGAGTTTAGGTGTGGCCTCTAATCCCCGACACAACGGGGCTGTCCGTCCCTCTAGCTTCGGCCGCTGTGCACTGGTCTGCCCGTGGGTGGGGGGGTCAGCCCTGGGAGAGCGGTGCTCCCCGGGCCGTGCATCCTCCCGCTTTGGCCCCGTCTCACCCTGCCGCTTGCGCTCCCGCTCCATCATGATGTGCCGGTGCAACGCCCTGGCCATGGCGTTGGAAAGCTTGGGGCGCTCCAGGAGCGCAGGCATGGTGCTGCCGGGGGCGCTCGGGCCGTGGGCGCCCGGCTCTGTCGCTGGCTGCCAGACCTCGGGCCGGGCCTACGGGGAGGCGGGCGCTCAGGGGTAGCGCGCCGGGCCGGGCGGAAGCCGCCCGTCCGCCGCCCCGGTCACGTGCCCACCGCCCGGACCGGCCCTCAACGCGGCTCCTCCGCGTGCGCGGGCAGGGGTCTTGGCGCTCCCGCCCCCTGCCCGCCACCCGGGCGCCCGCCCCTCCCTACCCGCCTTCTCGTCGCTTTCTCCGCGGCCTCCCGAGCGCCTGGGCCGTAGCGTCACATCCGGCCGCTCGGCCGAATCCTTCCGGAGTCGGGGCGGCCGCGCGCTCGCGggctgggcggggcggggcggggcggtggGGCGGGGCAGACGGTAGCGCCCGCGACGGGTGCCCGCGGTGTCCAAACGCCTCCGCTGCGCCCCGGCCGCGCACCGCGAAACGCCCCTACCGGGCCGGCCCCGCGGGCGGAGTCCCTGACGTGGCGGGGCCGGGGCTCCTCCGGGAGGCGAGAGGCGCGCGCGAGAGAGGCCGAGGCGGCTGCTCTGAGACGGCGTTTATTGGCTCCTTAGAAATCAGAGTCAGTAACAACTGTACAGAGGCCCGACCCCCGGCGCCGCCTTCCCCACTCCCGCCTGGGCCGGAAAAGCAGCTTCATGTGGGGCACCGGGAGACTCCTCTGGAATTCACAGTAACCAGAACAGAAACGGAAATAAATTAAGTGTATGGGGGAGGAGTCGCGGGGAGTCGTGCTCCCCAGATCAGTGCATGGAGAGGGTTCCCCAGGGCCTGCGGCCGGGCTCCCCGCTGCGCCTTCACCTCGGAGGGAGGGACTGTCCGAGCCCTGGGCACGGAGACAGCTCCGCTTCCCAGCTAGTCTGAGAGTCTGCCCGCATGCTCCTGTGCATCTGCCAGGCTGAgcactcagcgtgccgtgggtcGCTGGAGTGAGGTGGTGGCAGTCGTCATTCAGAGTCCACGGGCCGAGGCCCAACTGTGCTTGTAGTGGTGCGGCCTCACCCCTCACTCCACCCGTACCAGCAGGGCATAGAGAAGTGTGGCCCCCTTCTCCTTGGTTACCCACTCAAGTTCGGCTGGGCTGAAGTGAGGGTCGGGAGGCTCTCTGAGGGCAGCGGAAGGGGGTCCGGGGGTGTAGGAGCCAGGGCGCACACACACCTGGAACGCCACCTGGGCCTGGTGTGTCTGCTGGGATTTGGGGTCCCGGAATCTGTCAGGTAAGAAGCATAAATAGGGCAGTGAGACCTCTGGGCCCAGGATCTCTCCCCCTTTCCAGCTGCCACCACGACAGTTAGAAGCTGGCCTCGCTGTTCTCAGGAATCACTCTCTCCGTACAGGAACCTGGCTCTAGCCGTCCTCTCTACTTGAAATGGCCTTCCTCCCAATGCCTGCTCGCCTAACTCCCTCCTGCCTTCTCCAAGTCTTTGCTCAGATCTCACCTTCTTAATGAAGTCTACCCAGACCACCCTATACCATACGCCCGCTCCAACCACACTTCTGACCCACTTCACCCACTCTTTTTGTTTCCATAGTACTTACTTGTCacctttaaaaatactaaatactTATTATGCATAAACATTCTAGAGCAAGAAAGAGCATAACTTCCACATGCCTAGGGTTCCCTTCTTTGTTCTCTGTGATAGGACAAAATAAGTGGTACTTGTGCAAAGACTGTGTGAAGAAAGGGCTGGGTAGAGACTGAGGAACTAGGGAGAcaaggtgggagaggagagggaatcaTGGCGACCCGTGTGGCCCCAGGCCCTGCTTCCTGTGTACTCACTGCACTTTGGATGCCAGGGCCTCAGCCCCAGCAtattggagggagggggaaagcagCACTGGAGGGGGCTGCTGCTCCCGAGGAGGCGCGCAGTTCTCGCCAGGCTCCTCAAACCCCAGCCCAGGCTCTCCCTTCAAGGGCCGGCAGCTCAGGATGGAAGCAGTGCCTGTGAGGAGAGCTGGGTCAGGGTGGCCCccccatggcccatgggcccggCCTGCCCGGCCTCTGCCGGTGCCGCGGTACCTGCTCCCAGCTCCCCCCGGTCCAGCACCCTCCGGACGGCTGCCACGTTGCTCCCATGATACGCCATGTGCCACTTCTTGGTTAGTGTCCCAGCCTCTAGGCGGGGATTCACCCTAGGAGGTGGACAGATAGGACAAAGGTCACTGGCTCCCCGAGGTCATTCCCCAGACAAGAAGTTTTGTCTTCTACCATACACCCTCTCGGGACCTCCCTTTCTCAAGGGGGCAAAGAACAGTGAGAGAGAAGCATGACCCTGCCCCATACGTACCTGAGGTTGAACCTGCACCAGCCAAAGGGCAGAGCGTATTCCCGCGGGGGCTCCCCACGGCGCCTGTGGGCCTCATCCCCTCGAAGCTTCCGGCAAGACTCACAGTAGCACAGGCTGCGCTTCGGCGGAGGCATGAAATAATCCTCTGTGGAGAGTGAGTGGCAGACTTTGTGGCATGGCTCCCGCCCTGGGTCTCAGCCATGTGGCCTCTTTCCTACTGGTCTCCAGGGCTCCGGCCatggccctgggctgggcagggaaTGAGGCAGGTTCTGGGGGACTGGGGACTCACCAGGAAGCAGCAGCAGTTCCTGGAAACGGGAGCAAAGGGCGTGGTACTCACAGCTCTTGAGGGGGCTAGCAGTGGGCGGTGGACCCCAGCACACACTCTCCTTGATACCTGAGGGAGCAGAAGGGGCAAAGGTCACGGGAGCCGGGGCCAGAAGTACGAGGTGAGGGTGAGATGGGATCCTGGCCCCTTCGGCTGGCTCACCATCCACCATGTCAGCTTTCTCCATGTCCCCTTGGGTTCCAGCACTCTTTCCACTGGCAGCCCCTGGTTCAGGGGTCACGATTGTCACCTGCAGGGGAGAGGGGTGGTCAGCCAGAGTGTGACCAGCCCCCAGAGCCTGCTGATCCCCTCCTTGAACTCCAGACTTCCCCTGTCCTTGGacagcccagcctcccaggcaccACTCCTCCCCACCTCTGCTGCCACTAACCTGCTCACACTGCCCGTAGAGGTCCACGAGTgcatggcagggctgggggacATCTGGCACAGCCACTCCCTGGTCCATCCCATTGATGTGGAGATGCAGCCCCCCAGAGCTGTCTAGCCGCAGTCCCAGGATGGTGCCTTCAGGACACGTGTCCAGATTTGGCCCAAACTTCTCACAGATCTGGGGGGAGAGACCTACTGTCTTCCCAGAGATCAGACTCCCACCGGCAGCAGCCACCCCGGCCCTTCACTAAGCTTCGGGTCGCCAGTCCCTGGGCTTTGCCTCCACACTTGCCCACTGCCCAGGCTCTGCCCCTGCTTCAGTTACCTAGActccacctcccccagccccaccccctgcaaCATTCTCCACGGCAGGGATGTAGGAGGAGACGATGAGCCCGAGACTGACCAGGTAACGCCGCTCACGCCCTTGCCCATCCACTACAGGACGCCTTTATACCTACGGTCCTAGCTCCAGGGCTAGGggcccctcttctccctctcggccagcccctcccccttctctctgctccctaCCCACCTTGAGACCGTTGTGGAAGACCCCACGGCCCCGCAGCAGCCAGGCCGCCCGTTTGAGGGCACAGGCAGAAGCAGGGAAGTTGAGCCTCTCCGGTGGGCAGGTAATGACTCCCAGGACAAGGGAAGATGTCCACTGCCGGTTCAAGAAGTCTATCCGTACCTGGGGAGAAGGCAACCACTCCGCAATCATGGCCTCCTACAAAGAGGTCACCCACCCTGCAGGACCGGGCTCCTCACCCCAGCCAGGGAGAGAAGACGGCACCCCACAGTGTGGCCTGGGATGCCACCCCTTCCGATGCCTGGACGGACAGGAAACTGCAAATTCAGCTGTGTCCTTCCCTCTTTCAGCCTTGGTCTTGCTATTGCTTCTAAAAGGATTCTTGTCCCCATGGGCTTTCTTCATCTGCCTAACTCTGACAACTTGTAGTCTGCAGCACAAGACCCCCTCCTCTGGAAAGCATGCCCTGTTCCCACATATAGAATCAGGAGTCTCCCTGGCATCCCTCAGCCCCTCTCCACTGCTTCCCTCGTCACAGCCCCCAGGTGGGTACTTCCTGGAAACTGATATACAACTGCCACCACAGGATatgaacaaaagcccaggaagctCACCCGAAGGGCATGCCTTCCACTTTGTCCTCAACCTGGAAAAGCCTCTCTGCAGGAGGGTTGGCCCTGGGTCACCCTGAGCAAGAGGAGCCGGGGACAAGGAGGTGAGGCCCACCTGGACCAGCAGCTGGGGCACCAGGGGCTGGCTGATGACAACGATGCCCTGGTTGTAGCTGGCCACTCGTGTAGCTGTACGGTTCCCGTTGGACAAGAGAATATTCTTCCCATGGTTCTCTAGGAACTCGAGGGCTGTGGGCATAACGGCCACTTGATTCTGGCCCTGGTGTGGAGGAGAGAGTGAGCTGCGGGGCGGCCGACGCGAGGCCTGAGCCACCCCACTGGGCTTGACAGAGCCTGCAGATAAGCCTCCGCCCACCCAGGGCTGGATCAGAGAACCTGAAGACGACCCAACGGGCCACCAACGGTCCCTCCCTGTGCCCAGTGGGCCCTGCTGCTGCCTCTTACTTCCAGGCTGTGCTCCTCGCCCTCATCCTCCTCCTCGCCCTCGCTGCCAGTGTCCGAGCTGGGGGAAGGAGGCTGGGTGCCTTCTGGCTCGTCCAGCCTGGTGGAGCTGACAATAGAAACACTCCGCACTGGCCCATACAGATCCAACACGGCCCACACGCTCTGGGGGCACACAGACCCAGAAGTCAGAGATCAGTGGAGGACCTCAACCCCACTCCCAGACCCAATGCTGGTCTTGGGTCTACCTTGGCAATGCCGGTGGCTGCAGGCCCCATATCCTCTCCATCTACCAGGACGTGCATCGTGTCATCTGCCCCTCGGCGAATGCCCACACGGCTCCCCACCTAGGGCCAAGGTGAGGCAAGGACAAGTGCTCAGCCCGCCTCTCCCCGCCACCCCGACTCCCACGCCCATCCCAGTCCCTGAAGTCAGCTGCTTCACCCCCAGCCTCTCGAGGTTCCGGCCATAGTTCATCCTCTGGAGCTGCCCGTCACGCCTCACTTCACAGCTGGACACCATCCAGGTGGTCTTAGTCCGGAGCtctggcagggagggaggcagccCCGGGCCACTGCCCGCTCCAGGCCCCGTCTCCCCCGGTGCTAGTGTGGTCAGCCCTAGCCGGAGGGAACCAGCCCACTTCTCATCCAGCTCCTCCACTTTCACCTGTGAGAGAGAGGAACTCTCAGTGGCACTGTGGGGCAGGAGGGTGGGAAGCAGTCTGGCTCTGCTGTGAAGGGTCCGCCACCTCCCCTGTCACATCGCCACAGCCCACCTCAAAGACCTCCTCGGTCTTGAGCTCCTTGGTGCTGAAGACGAGGCCGTGGGCGTAGCCGGCAGCACGCACCGCCCTCGTGCCGTCTTCCTCCAGGGTGATGTTCTTGCCGCAAGTACTGTGGAATCGGTGAGCCACGCCAGCCGCTGTGGAAAGATGGCACCAGAGGATGGGGGAGGACTGGGGCAGCAAGCTTCAGACAGGACACAGGCAAAGCTTTCAGGTGAAGCAGGAAGTTGACGCGAAGGTCCTACCTCCAGTGCTCCCTCAAGACCCCTGACTCCTCTTTCACCAAGGCAAGACCCAGTCCCAAACCTGCCACGCCCAGCTACGGTGTCCCGGCCCGCTGGTGGCGGGGAAGGGTCTAGGCCCTGTGTACCAGGTGTAACCTCCTCCCCTCTTcttggctgcttcccaccacgGGTTGATCCCTCCCCCTCGGtctgcagctgctgcagccagCCTATCTTTGAACAGCTTCCGTGACCTGGAAACTGCAtcccccaggcccacagcaggcaggcagagccctccctccctccctgccggcTGAACCTGGGGAGTGCAGGGGGAATGACTTCTCAGTGGCGGTGTTGCTGGTCGCCAGACTGTTGTCCATGGGGCCGGTGGCATTGGTGATGGACACTTGGACACACTGGCCATATAGATCCACTACTGCATACACCTCTGGGTAAGAAAGAAAGGGGTCAGGAGCCTGATAGCCAGGGGTGGGCTGGGCTGAAGGTGGCAGGGCGAAAGCCACGGAGTAGTCACCTTTACCGGGAGGCAAGCCTGAGCAGGCAGCGCCTTGGTCCTGGCCGTTGATGAAGTAGTGCAGATCGCCCTTGGCAGTGCGCATCATGCCGATGCGGGCACCCGTGCCTAGCGCATCAAGGTCACACCCGTAATTGTTGCGCATGGTGTTACCGTCTTGCATGATGGCTGTGCCGCTGGGGGGATGACAGAAGGAGTAGGTCAGCctcccagcttcctctccccACACAGGCCTCTGCCCAGTCTCTGCTTGTCGGAACCTTCCAGTGCCTCAGACTAGGATCTCGATCTGGGGTCTGAGACCCAATCTTGTATCCTTCATCCCTGGGGTCCCCCCCGGGAAAAGCAGGAGCCCtaagggtgtggggggagggcttcccagaaTCGAAGGGACTGGGCAGCCAGAACCCCTGGGTCTGTCATTGTCTATGGCCACCACATGCCCCAACTCTGCGTCCCTCATCCCAGCCAGctccacccagccccacccagctgGTCCCCAAAGCAGACAGCCCAACCTCAGCATCCACGTATCGTAGTCAATGTCCGTCATAGTGTTGGGGAATTCAAGGTCCTCAGGCCGAATAGCGGTCACTCCTGGAAGGAGGCAGGGGTGGGTCTGAGCTGAGCCCCCAGCCTCCTGCAGCCAGCACCTGACTGCAGtgcatgcgcgcgcgcgcgcacacacacacacacacacacacacacacacgtgccccTCACCAGCCTCGATGGAGCCTGACCAGCGGTCTACCATCTTCTGAATGACAATTTCAAACAGCTCTCCATCCCTCAGGGCCCTGCCAGGGAGAATGGCCATCAGACAGACCCTATTTGGGTGGCCGACGCTGGGTAGTAGGAAAGTGGGCACATGAAAGTCCCAACACTGACCGGTTGGAGATGACGATGGCGTCATTGAACTCGCTGCGGCAGTTGTGGCGGAGCGCAGTGCGGCCACCGTTGGTGATGACTGCGTTGCTGCCATGCAGCTGGTGGAAGCGGAGGTCGGAGCCCCCGGTCCCGGATGACGGGGAGCTTGGAGACACCTGGTTGTTCCCCTCAGGGAGTGGCTCAGGAACCTGGGGCACTTCTGCAAGAGTAGACATCACCCATTAGGATTACAGTCGTCTCTGAGGCCTCCCAAGGccaccccaacccctgcccaGCCCGGCCCTCACCCACGTCGTCCACAATGGTGGCCTGGGCTGCCTGGCCATAGAGATCAACGACAGCATAGACGCCCGGGGGCACGTTCCAGGCGGCGGGGCCCTGAGTCATCCCATTGACAAAGAAGTGGAGAGTTCCGTCCTCCCGCCGCACCACGCCcaccgtgtcccctgccttggaagaaGGGGGGCTGGAGTGAGGAGTCAGGCGGAGTTCCTGCCTGGGCCGGTCCCGCAGCAGCCCCACCTTGCCTACCTCCCCGCTGCCGACACCTGGCGGTACCCCCACTCTCCCACCTTGAGCCGGTCCAGGTTGTGCCCATATTCGTCCAAGATGGTCGTCCCATTGTGCATCACCCCATTCCCTGTCATCATCCAGGTCCCTAGGGGGACAAGGAGTGGCAGAGGCCATAAGGGGAAAGCCAGAGCTCCTCTCCTCTACATAGCGGTCCCCACATTACTCCCCAAAGCCATTAGCCCATCCCGCCTTTTCTTTGACACTTGCttgcttcccagagcagggcaaGAAAACTCTGCAGTTCCCAAGCCAGCCACAGGCCCTGTCCACATGGCACTCCTCAGCCACTGAATGCGTCGTCATAAATGTGACAAGTGAAAGAGGGGCTGGAGAACAAGCTTCAGGGCTTCAGGGACGGCTTCCCCCCAGCATCCTATCTTGGCCCTGCCCTTCTTGGGAGCTCACCAGAGCGCAAGTTGGTCATGGTGGAGGGCAACTGGAGGTAGGCAGGGTTGTGGGTGGTGACGCCAATCTCAATGGAGCCAGCCCATTTGTCCACCATCTTGTCGATGCGCACCTGGAACACCTCTCCGTCCCGCAGGGCTCTGCTGCTCAGTACCACGCCATGATTGAAGTCGTCAGTGGCACTGAGGGCACAGCAAGTGGGGACTCAGATCCCGACACACATACTGAGTGTGCCAAAGCTCAGCCCGGCGATGCCTGCCCGACACCCACTACCCAAGTCAAGCAGCCACGCTTCACACTCCAAGAGGCCCCCCTTCTCTGTCCAGGACGCCCCACACCAGACTCCTGCTGcctcccactgccccacccctccccccaatcccATCAGAGCCCCTCCGCAggcttctccccaccccatggGCCATACTGGGGCCTCAGGGCAGTGCGTCCCTCGTGGGTGATGGCTGCCTTCTGCCCACAGTTGGGGTGGAAGAGCAGGCGCTCGGGTTCTGCCTGGGCCGCAGGAGCAGCCCGGCGGAGAGCACCCTCAGGGGACAGCGCCCGCAGGATGGCATTGTTCCGGCGTAGGCGGTCACTGTGGTTGTTATTGTGGACGATGGTCACCTTCACAGCCATCCCA is a window encoding:
- the NEURL4 gene encoding neuralized-like protein 4 isoform X4 yields the protein MAAGSGGSGGSGGGPGPGPGGGGGPPGGSGPGPGSGGGPGSGGELHPRTGRLVSLSACGRTARRQQPGQEFNHGLVLSREPLRDGRIFTVRIDRKVNSWSGSIEIGVTALDPSVLDFPSSATGLKGGSWVVSGCSVLRDGRSVLEEYGQDLDQLGEGDRVGVERTAAGELRLWVNGRDCGVAATGLPARVWAVVDLYGKCTQITVLPPEPGFSPPTPVPTPPLEPSAPAEDSTWSEQGTSGDEEFASMELSEVVSNAILSAYNGGLLNVNLSSPPAGEAPGPSGTATSPILTSNDALLFHEKCGTLIKLSNNNKTAERRRPLDEFNNGVVMTNRPLRDNEMFEIRIDKLVDKWSGSIEIGVTTHNPNNLEYPATMTNLQSGTIMMSGCGILTNGKGTRREYCEFSLDELQEGDHIGLTRKSNSALHFFINGIDQGVATPLTPPVVYGVVDLYGMAVKVTIVHNNNHSDRLRRNNAILRALSPEGALRRAAPAAQAEPERLLFHPNCGQKAAITHEGRTALRPHATDDFNHGVVLSSRALRDGEVFQVRIDKMVDKWAGSIEIGVTTHNPAYLQLPSTMTNLRSGTWMMTGNGVMHNGTTILDEYGHNLDRLKAGDTVGVVRREDGTLHFFVNGMTQGPAAWNVPPGVYAVVDLYGQAAQATIVDDVEVPQVPEPLPEGNNQVSPSSPSSGTGGSDLRFHQLHGSNAVITNGGRTALRHNCRSEFNDAIVISNRALRDGELFEIVIQKMVDRWSGSIEAGVTAIRPEDLEFPNTMTDIDYDTWMLSGTAIMQDGNTMRNNYGCDLDALGTGARIGMMRTAKGDLHYFINGQDQGAACSGLPPEVYAVVDLYGQCVQVSITNATGPMDNSLATSNTATEKSFPLHSPAAGVAHRFHSTCGKNITLEEDGTRAVRAAGYAHGLVFSTKELKTEEVFEVKVEELDEKWAGSLRLGLTTLAPGETGPGAGSGPGLPPSLPELRTKTTWMVSSCEVRRDGQLQRMNYGRNLERLGVGSRVGIRRGADDTMHVLVDGEDMGPAATGIAKSVWAVLDLYGPVRSVSIVSSTRLDEPEGTQPPSPSSDTGSEGEEEDEGEEHSLEGQNQVAVMPTALEFLENHGKNILLSNGNRTATRVASYNQGIVVISQPLVPQLLVQVRIDFLNRQWTSSLVLGVITCPPERLNFPASACALKRAAWLLRGRGVFHNGLKICEKFGPNLDTCPEGTILGLRLDSSGGLHLHINGMDQGVAVPDVPQPCHALVDLYGQCEQVTIVTPEPGAASGKSAGTQGDMEKADMVDGIKESVCWGPPPTASPLKSCEYHALCSRFQELLLLPEDYFMPPPKRSLCYCESCRKLRGDEAHRRRGEPPREYALPFGWCRFNLRVNPRLEAGTLTKKWHMAYHGSNVAAVRRVLDRGELGAGTASILSCRPLKGEPGLGFEEPGENCAPPREQQPPPVLLSPSLQYAGAEALASKVQFRDPKSQQTHQAQVAFQVCVRPGSYTPGPPSAALREPPDPHFSPAELEWVTKEKGATLLYALLVRVE
- the NEURL4 gene encoding neuralized-like protein 4 isoform X3; translation: MAAGSGGSGGSGGGPGPGPGGGGGPPGGSGPGPGSGGGPGSGGELHPRTGRLVSLSACGRTARRQQPGQEFNHGLVLSREPLRDGRIFTVRIDRKVNSWSGSIEIGVTALDPSVLDFPSSATGLKGGSWVVSGCSVLRDGRSVLEEYGQDLDQLGEGDRVGVERTAAGELRLWVNGRDCGVAATGLPARVWAVVDLYGKCTQITVLPPEPGFSPPTPVPTPPLEPSAPAEDSTWSEQGTSGDEEFASMELSEVVSNAILSAYNGGLLNVNLSSPPAGEAPGPSGTATSPILTSNDALLFHEKCGTLIKLSNNNKTAERRRPLDEFNNGVVMTNRPLRDNEMFEIRIDKLVDKWSGSIEIGVTTHNPNNLEYPATMTNLQSGTIMMSGCGILTNGKGTRREYCEFSLDELQEGDHIGLTRKSNSALHFFINGIDQGVATPLTPPVVYGVVDLYGMAVKVTIVHNNNHSDRLRRNNAILRALSPEGALRRAAPAAQAEPERLLFHPNCGQKAAITHEGRTALRPHATDDFNHGVVLSSRALRDGEVFQVRIDKMVDKWAGSIEIGVTTHNPAYLQLPSTMTNLRSGTWMMTGNGVMHNGTTILDEYGHNLDRLKAGDTVGVVRREDGTLHFFVNGMTQGPAAWNVPPGVYAVVDLYGQAAQATIVDDVEVPQVPEPLPEGNNQVSPSSPSSGTGGSDLRFHQLHGSNAVITNGGRTALRHNCRSEFNDAIVISNRALRDGELFEIVIQKMVDRWSGSIEAGVTAIRPEDLEFPNTMTDIDYDTWMLSGTAIMQDGNTMRNNYGCDLDALGTGARIGMMRTAKGDLHYFINGQDQGAACSGLPPGKEVYAVVDLYGQCVQVSITNATGPMDNSLATSNTATEKSFPLHSPAAGVAHRFHSTCGKNITLEEDGTRAVRAAGYAHGLVFSTKELKTEEVFEVKVEELDEKWAGSLRLGLTTLAPGETGPGAGSGPGLPPSLPELRTKTTWMVSSCEVRRDGQLQRMNYGRNLERLGVGSRVGIRRGADDTMHVLVDGEDMGPAATGIAKSVWAVLDLYGPVRSVSIVSSTRLDEPEGTQPPSPSSDTGSEGEEEDEGEEHSLEGQNQVAVMPTALEFLENHGKNILLSNGNRTATRVASYNQGIVVISQPLVPQLLVQVRIDFLNRQWTSSLVLGVITCPPERLNFPASACALKRAAWLLRGRGVFHNGLKICEKFGPNLDTCPEGTILGLRLDSSGGLHLHINGMDQGVAVPDVPQPCHALVDLYGQCEQVTIVTPEPGAASGKSAGTQGDMEKADMVDGIKESVCWGPPPTASPLKSCEYHALCSRFQELLLLPEDYFMPPPKRSLCYCESCRKLRGDEAHRRRGEPPREYALPFGWCRFNLRVNPRLEAGTLTKKWHMAYHGSNVAAVRRVLDRGELGAGTASILSCRPLKGEPGLGFEEPGENCAPPREQQPPPVLLSPSLQYAGAEALASKVQFRDPKSQQTHQAQVAFQVCVRPGSYTPGPPSAALREPPDPHFSPAELEWVTKEKGATLLYALLVRVE